CATTAATGTTGATTGTGGTTCTACAAATCCTGAAAAACTATGTAAAGCTGTAAAATTATTTAATGCTAATATAGGAATAGCATATGATGGAGATGCAGATAGGTTAATAGTTGTAGATGAAGAGGGAGAAATATTAGATGGAGATATAATAGTTTCTATACTTGCTCTTAATTTACAAAAAAAAGACATGCTTAATTCTAATAAAGTTGTGATGACAGTTTTATCAAATATGGGTGTTGAAAAATATCTTGAAGATCATGGTATTAGAATGATAAGAGCAAATGTTGGAGATAGATATGTTTTAGAAAAAATGAGAAAATTAGGATTAAATCTAGGTGGAGAACAATCGGGACATGTAATAATGTTAGATTATAACACAACTGGGGATGGGGTATTAAGTAGCATTCAATTAATGCAAGCATTTATTGAATCTGGTAAAAAATTAAGTGGACTTAGAAAAGAAATTAAATTATGGCCACAGGCTATGATAAATGTACCAGTTTTAAAAGAAAAAAAGAAAAATTGGGATAAAAATCAAAATTTAATTAATTATATAAATGAAAAAGAAGAAGAAATATTAGGAGAAGGTAGAATTTTAGTTAGACCTTCTGGAACAGAGAATTTAATAAGGGTAATGGTTGAAGCAAGAACTAAAGAAACTATGGAAAGAATATTAAATGAAATAGTAGAAAAAGTTAAGGAAGAATTAGCATGAAACATAAGAAATTCGCACAGATATATGATGAATTTATGAACTTTGTTGATTATAAATCATGGTTTAAATTTTTTAAAATCATTTTCAAAAGGAAATAAGTTAAAAGTGCTAGATTTAGGTTGTGGTACAGGAACTATAGCATCAATGTTTTCTAAAGAAGGTCATGATGTAGTTGCAGTTGATATTTCAAGTGATATGATAGAAATTGCACAGTCTAAATACGAAGATTTAAATATAAAGTTTTTAGTTGGAGATATTACTAAAGAGCAATTTGGAAATGACTATGATTTAATTATGTGTAATTTTGACACTGTAAATTATTTTGATGATTTGAGTTCTTTTAAGTCTTTTTTGAAAAATGTAAAATTAATTTTAAAAAATAACGGTATTTTTATATTTGACATAGTAGAAGAGGGAATATTTGATGAAATGTTTGAAAATGATTTATTTATTGATGAAACTGATGAATACTTATGTATAATGAGGCATGAAAAAATCAAAAAATTTAAACATTTAGTTGAAATGACAATATTTGTAAAAGAAGATGAAAATTTATATAGAAAATATTCGGAAATACATAATAAAATAATATATGATACTGATTTAGTGTTGGACACTTTAAAAGTAGAAGGATTTAAATTATATGATAGTGCAAGAAATTCTGAATATGGTGAATCAAGACTATTTTTAGTATGTAAGAAGTAGGTGTATTATGAAAAATATAGAAGACATGAAAGAATTTGAATTTAGTGAATTATTATCTAAAACTAAATTTAATTCTACTACTGAAGAATCAAATAGTAATAAAAGAATAGATGAAGATGGAGATGAGATTAGAGAAGAATTTCTTGAAGAGGTTAAAGTAGAAAGAGATTCAAAATTACATAGATATATATCTTTTGCTACAGGGTTTGTATACACTATTTTATCCCCACTTATTTTACTTTTGGGTATATATTTTGCAGCTGAAAATATCTTTTTGTTTAAAAGGAACAACTTAGTTATTATTTTACTTATATTAATTGGAATTTTAACTGGGTATTGGACTTTGTATAAAGATATTAAAAAGATTACAGCTAAAAGGGAGAGAAAAAATGGAAATAAAAATAAAGAAATTAAATAGTAATGCAATTATTCCAACATATGGAACTGAATTTTCAGCAGGTGCAGATTTATACTCATGTATGGATGAAGATTTATTAATTAAAAGTGGAGAAACAGTTATGATTAAAACTGGGATTTCACTTGAAATACCAGAAGGATTAGTAGGATTAGTATATGCTCGTAGTGGACTGGCATATAAAAAGGGGATTGCTCCTTCAAATAAAGTTGGCGTAATAGATAGTGATTATAGGGGAGAGATAATGGTTGCCCTGCATAATCATAGTAAAGAAGATTATGTGATTGAAAGATTCGAAAGAATAGCTCAACTTGTAATTACTCCATATATTAAGGCTGATTTTATAGAAACAGAAACATTAAATGACACTTTAAGAGATAAAGGTGGGTTTGGAAGTACAGGTAAAAAGTAAATAAACTATACTTAGGTATAGTTTTTTGCATATGTAAGGAGTAAATTATGGAAAAATATATTGTCGATGTTGCTGGTATGAAAATTGAGCAAATAAAAGGATTACAGTCTTTTACACTTGATTCTCTGTTGATTGCTGATTATGTTAATATAAATAGGAAATCTAAAAAACTTCTTGAAATAGGTTCAGGATTTGGAATAATTTCCATGATACTTAGAAAAAGAACATTAGCTGAAATTACAGGTGTAGAAATTAATTATGATGCATATAATATATCTTTAGAAAATTTGAAGAATAATAATATAGATAATATTTTTTTTATAAACGAAGATATATTAAATTATAGGAAATTTTTATCAGAGCAAACATATGATATTATAGTATCTAATCCACCATATTTTACTCATAAAGATGAAAAACAATTAAA
The genomic region above belongs to Streptobacillus moniliformis DSM 12112 and contains:
- the glmM gene encoding phosphoglucosamine mutase — encoded protein: MSRKYFGTDGIRGEANKDLSIDLVTNLGLALGYYLRKDKEENEKTKVILGTDTRISGYMIRSALSAGLTAMGVNVDFVGVLPTPGVSFLTRTLNADAGIMISASHNPIKDNGIKIFSNTGFKLSDNDELQIEELMENREKLMENLVHGEKLGRFIFIEDYLRMYRKFLQTTVKNDFKGYKVVIDTANGAAYRVAAKVLQNLGAEVQVINNIPTGKNINVDCGSTNPEKLCKAVKLFNANIGIAYDGDADRLIVVDEEGEILDGDIIVSILALNLQKKDMLNSNKVVMTVLSNMGVEKYLEDHGIRMIRANVGDRYVLEKMRKLGLNLGGEQSGHVIMLDYNTTGDGVLSSIQLMQAFIESGKKLSGLRKEIKLWPQAMINVPVLKEKKKNWDKNQNLINYINEKEEEILGEGRILVRPSGTENLIRVMVEARTKETMERILNEIVEKVKEELA
- a CDS encoding class I SAM-dependent methyltransferase, producing MLIINHGLNFLKSFSKGNKLKVLDLGCGTGTIASMFSKEGHDVVAVDISSDMIEIAQSKYEDLNIKFLVGDITKEQFGNDYDLIMCNFDTVNYFDDLSSFKSFLKNVKLILKNNGIFIFDIVEEGIFDEMFENDLFIDETDEYLCIMRHEKIKKFKHLVEMTIFVKEDENLYRKYSEIHNKIIYDTDLVLDTLKVEGFKLYDSARNSEYGESRLFLVCKK
- the dut gene encoding dUTP diphosphatase; this encodes MEIKIKKLNSNAIIPTYGTEFSAGADLYSCMDEDLLIKSGETVMIKTGISLEIPEGLVGLVYARSGLAYKKGIAPSNKVGVIDSDYRGEIMVALHNHSKEDYVIERFERIAQLVITPYIKADFIETETLNDTLRDKGGFGSTGKK
- a CDS encoding tRNA1(Val) (adenine(37)-N6)-methyltransferase, which gives rise to MEKYIVDVAGMKIEQIKGLQSFTLDSLLIADYVNINRKSKKLLEIGSGFGIISMILRKRTLAEITGVEINYDAYNISLENLKNNNIDNIFFINEDILNYRKFLSEQTYDIIVSNPPYFTHKDEKQLKKNINLRNARVESTLSIKEILNISTYLLKNNASLYLIFRTERLSEIIELLKDSCLEVKRVKPIYTKIDDDKSLICMVEIVKGAKSGFILEKPIYVYKSDGERSEYIEKLYR